Proteins encoded in a region of the Streptomyces sp. NBC_00258 genome:
- a CDS encoding SIMPL domain-containing protein gives MTSPSEASDETRSAVPYGTPDAPRIAVRGEAHLEVDPEIARIGITVSARGTDRRDALTDLTRRNATALDLVKTYGDAVEKLETGAFSITPELTKHGRGERIRAYHGRVHITAELTDFTALGELTTRLADLDLTRVDGPWWALRPDSPAHRQARQQEVREAVQRAREYAEALGTTLAALVELADIGAENAHPYGMETGSARSMRTMAFDAAAPESAPALDLEPERQHVYAQVNARFTMSPPVL, from the coding sequence ATGACCTCACCCTCCGAAGCCTCCGACGAAACCCGCTCCGCCGTCCCCTACGGCACACCCGACGCACCCCGGATCGCCGTTCGCGGCGAAGCCCACCTCGAAGTCGACCCCGAGATCGCCCGCATCGGCATCACCGTCAGTGCCCGCGGCACCGACCGCCGCGACGCCCTCACCGACCTGACCCGCCGCAACGCCACCGCCCTCGACCTCGTCAAGACCTACGGCGACGCCGTCGAAAAACTGGAGACCGGCGCCTTCTCCATCACCCCCGAACTCACCAAACACGGCCGCGGCGAACGCATCCGCGCCTACCACGGCCGCGTCCACATCACCGCCGAACTCACCGACTTCACCGCCCTCGGCGAACTCACCACCCGCCTCGCCGACCTCGACCTCACCCGCGTCGACGGCCCCTGGTGGGCCCTGCGCCCCGACTCGCCCGCCCACCGCCAGGCCAGGCAACAGGAAGTACGCGAAGCCGTCCAACGAGCCCGCGAATACGCCGAAGCCCTCGGCACCACACTCGCGGCCCTCGTGGAACTCGCCGACATCGGCGCCGAGAACGCCCACCCCTACGGCATGGAAACAGGATCCGCCCGAAGCATGCGCACCATGGCATTCGACGCGGCCGCCCCCGAAAGCGCCCCCGCCCTCGACCTCGAACCCGAACGACAGCACGTCTACGCACAGGTCAACGCCCGCTTCACAATGTCACCGCCGGTGCTCTGA